The following proteins are co-located in the Gloeocapsa sp. PCC 7428 genome:
- the rpsQ gene encoding 30S ribosomal protein S17 has translation MAIKERVGVVVSDKMEKTVVVAVENRAPHPKYGKIVVQTRRYKAHDEANECKEGDRVRIQETRPLSRTKRWVVKEILSSATTS, from the coding sequence ATGGCAATTAAAGAACGAGTTGGCGTAGTGGTGAGCGACAAAATGGAAAAAACGGTTGTCGTCGCCGTAGAAAACCGCGCTCCTCACCCCAAGTACGGAAAAATCGTCGTCCAAACGCGGCGATATAAAGCTCATGACGAGGCAAATGAGTGTAAAGAAGGCGATCGCGTCCGTATTCAAGAAACTAGACCACTCAGTCGCACAAAACGCTGGGTAGTCAAAGAAATTCTGAGTAGTGCCACTACTAGCTAG
- the rpmC gene encoding 50S ribosomal protein L29, protein MPLPKISEARNLSDEELTTQIAALKKQLFQLRLQKATRQLEKPHQFKHARHQLAQLLTVEHERKLAAQSSQSVAEK, encoded by the coding sequence ATGCCACTTCCGAAAATTTCCGAAGCGAGAAACTTGAGTGACGAAGAACTAACGACTCAAATCGCGGCGCTGAAAAAGCAACTATTTCAACTGCGTTTGCAAAAAGCTACGCGACAGTTAGAAAAACCACATCAGTTCAAGCACGCTCGGCACCAGCTAGCCCAATTGCTCACTGTGGAACACGAAAGAAAGTTAGCAGCACAATCATCACAGTCGGTTGCAGAAAAATAG
- the rplP gene encoding 50S ribosomal protein L16 yields the protein MLSPRRTKFRKQQRGRMEGVATRGSTLNFGDFGLQALEPAWITSRQIEASRRAMTRYIRRGGKIWIRIFPDKPVTMRPAETRMGSGKGSPEYWVAVVKPGRILFEIAGVPEATAREAMRLAMYKLPIKTKFIVRSEEEV from the coding sequence ATGTTAAGTCCTAGAAGAACAAAATTCCGCAAACAACAGCGCGGACGGATGGAAGGAGTCGCCACGCGAGGTAGTACCCTTAATTTTGGTGACTTTGGTCTTCAAGCTTTAGAACCCGCTTGGATCACCTCGCGTCAAATTGAGGCTTCACGTCGAGCAATGACTCGCTACATCCGCCGTGGTGGTAAAATTTGGATTCGCATTTTTCCTGATAAGCCGGTAACGATGCGCCCAGCCGAAACACGGATGGGTTCGGGTAAAGGTTCGCCAGAATACTGGGTAGCAGTTGTTAAACCAGGACGGATATTATTTGAAATCGCGGGTGTTCCCGAAGCAACCGCCCGCGAAGCGATGCGCTTGGCAATGTACAAGTTGCCAATCAAAACAAAGTTTATTGTGCGTTCTGAGGAGGAGGTTTAA
- the rpsC gene encoding 30S ribosomal protein S3, whose protein sequence is MGQKIHPVGFRLGVTQEHQSRWFAEPARYPEILKEDHKLRNYVEQKLGRLAQNNAGISEVRIERKADQIDLEVRTARPGVVVGRGGTGIESLRTGLQELLGGNRQIRINVVEVQQVDADAYLIAEYIAQQLERRVSFRRVVRQTIQRAQKAGIQGIRIQVSGRLNGAEIARTEWTREGRVPLHTLRADIDYAYTTAQTIYGILGIKVWIFKGEIIPGQEPVQTPSSNQPRRRQPQQRRRQQFEDRSNEE, encoded by the coding sequence GTGGGACAGAAAATTCATCCAGTTGGTTTTCGTCTAGGAGTGACTCAGGAACACCAATCGCGGTGGTTTGCTGAACCAGCGCGCTATCCTGAAATTTTAAAAGAAGACCATAAGCTACGCAATTATGTCGAGCAAAAGCTGGGCAGGCTAGCACAAAACAACGCAGGAATTTCAGAAGTCCGGATCGAGCGTAAAGCGGATCAAATCGATCTAGAAGTACGTACCGCTCGCCCTGGTGTTGTTGTTGGTCGTGGTGGTACTGGTATCGAATCGCTGCGCACAGGACTACAAGAATTACTCGGTGGAAATCGCCAAATTCGTATCAACGTAGTCGAAGTGCAACAAGTCGATGCTGATGCCTATCTCATTGCTGAGTACATTGCACAGCAGTTAGAACGACGTGTTTCTTTTCGTCGCGTCGTCCGTCAAACGATCCAACGCGCTCAAAAAGCTGGTATCCAAGGTATCCGCATTCAAGTCAGTGGTCGATTGAACGGTGCAGAAATTGCACGTACCGAGTGGACTCGTGAAGGTAGAGTTCCCTTACATACGTTACGGGCAGATATTGACTATGCCTATACTACTGCTCAAACAATCTACGGCATTCTAGGCATCAAGGTGTGGATCTTTAAAGGAGAAATTATTCCTGGACAAGAACCAGTACAAACACCTTCATCAAATCAGCCACGTCGTCGCCAACCACAACAGCGCCGTCGTCAGCAGTTTGAAGACCGTTCCAACGAAGAATAA
- the rplV gene encoding 50S ribosomal protein L22, protein MASDTTEVKASARYIRMSPYKVRRVLDQIRGRSYREALIILEFMPYRACDPILKVLRSAVANAEHNAGLNPAELKITQAYADQGPVLKRFQPRAQGRAYQIRKPTCHITVAVATDAALAAES, encoded by the coding sequence ATGGCTAGTGATACTACAGAAGTAAAAGCAAGTGCGCGCTACATTCGGATGTCTCCCTATAAAGTACGTCGCGTTCTCGATCAAATTCGCGGGCGATCGTACCGCGAGGCGCTGATTATTCTTGAATTCATGCCCTACAGAGCGTGCGATCCAATCCTCAAAGTGCTCAGAAGTGCAGTTGCTAATGCTGAACATAACGCCGGATTAAATCCAGCGGAACTCAAAATAACTCAAGCGTACGCGGATCAAGGTCCCGTGCTCAAGCGTTTTCAACCTAGAGCGCAAGGGCGAGCTTACCAAATTCGTAAACCTACGTGTCATATTACTGTAGCCGTTGCTACAGATGCAGCATTGGCAGCAGAAAGTTAG
- the rpsS gene encoding 30S ribosomal protein S19, protein MGRSLKKGPFVADSLLSKIEKLNAKGEKQVIKTWSRASTILPQMVGHTIAVHNGRQHVPVFINEQMVGHKLGEFAPTRTFRGHAKSDKKAGR, encoded by the coding sequence CTCTCAAAAAAGGTCCTTTTGTCGCTGACAGTTTGCTCAGCAAAATTGAAAAGCTAAATGCAAAAGGCGAAAAACAAGTTATCAAAACCTGGTCGCGAGCGTCTACCATTTTGCCCCAGATGGTTGGTCATACAATTGCCGTCCATAACGGACGCCAACACGTACCAGTCTTTATCAACGAGCAAATGGTAGGACACAAGCTAGGCGAGTTTGCGCCAACACGTACTTTTCGCGGTCATGCCAAAAGCGATAAGAAAGCAGGGAGATAA